One Bartonella kosoyi DNA segment encodes these proteins:
- the folD gene encoding bifunctional methylenetetrahydrofolate dehydrogenase/methenyltetrahydrofolate cyclohydrolase FolD has translation MNNIIDGKKLAEEIIVKVKAETIKLRNNYNIQPGIAVIIVGDDPASQVYVASKNKKAEECGFLSIKHAVSKETQEKELLQLIATLNSDPKIHGILVQLPLPAHINTNRITQAVAFQKDVDGFHYVNVGKLAANALEDAIIPCTPAGAMMMIEQHCGRDLSGLDAVVVGRSNIVGKPMAALLTAANATVTIAHSRTRDLDDVCRSADILVAAVGRPQMIKKDWIKKDAIVIDVGINRIPAPEKGVGKTHLIGDVDFENVKEKAAAITPVPGGVGPMTIAMLMVNTLKAAVRLHNLPIPKF, from the coding sequence ATGAATAATATTATCGACGGAAAAAAACTTGCTGAAGAGATTATTGTGAAAGTTAAGGCTGAAACCATAAAACTCCGCAATAACTATAATATACAACCTGGTATCGCTGTTATTATCGTTGGAGACGATCCTGCAAGCCAAGTCTATGTCGCTTCAAAAAATAAAAAAGCTGAAGAATGTGGATTTCTTTCCATCAAACATGCCGTTTCCAAAGAAACACAAGAAAAAGAGCTCCTTCAGCTTATTGCAACGTTAAATTCTGATCCAAAAATTCATGGTATTTTGGTCCAGCTGCCTCTCCCTGCCCATATCAATACAAACCGCATAACACAAGCCGTTGCTTTCCAAAAAGATGTTGATGGTTTCCATTATGTCAATGTAGGAAAACTCGCAGCAAATGCACTTGAAGATGCTATTATTCCCTGCACACCAGCTGGTGCTATGATGATGATTGAACAACACTGTGGGCGAGATTTATCTGGGCTTGATGCTGTCGTTGTTGGACGCTCTAATATTGTTGGCAAACCTATGGCTGCCCTTTTAACTGCAGCCAATGCTACTGTGACAATTGCCCACAGTCGTACCCGTGACCTTGATGATGTCTGTCGGAGTGCCGATATTCTCGTAGCAGCTGTAGGTCGCCCACAAATGATAAAAAAAGACTGGATTAAAAAGGATGCTATTGTTATTGATGTAGGCATTAATCGCATTCCAGCTCCAGAAAAAGGTGTAGGAAAAACCCATCTTATTGGGGATGTCGATTTTGAAAACGTAAAAGAAAAAGCTGCTGCAATCACTCCTGTTCCAGGAGGTGTTGGCCCCATGACTATTGCCATGCTTATGGTTAATACACTTAAAGCCGCCGTCCGATTACACAATCTTCCTATACCAAAATTCTAA
- a CDS encoding glutamate--cysteine ligase yields the protein MALDIMDESEVYNLDSLVSYFQGGYKAEDDWRIGTEHEKFPFYREGFRPVPYDGERGIRTLLEGMQSALGWKPILDEGNIIGLVGPVDQGAISLEPGGQFELSGAPLKTVGDTYHELMEHLSLLKKIAEPLGIGFLGIGASPKWTLAETPKMPKSRYQIMTDYMPKVGHNGLNMMYRTSTVQVNLDFSSESDMRRKMQVSMKLQSVATALFASSPFTEGRPNGFLSWRSEIWRDTDNQRTGVLPFIFSERFGFADYVEWALDVPMYFVVRDGHYYDCTHITFRQFMNGALRGQVANSIPNMGDWINHLSTLFPEVRLKRFLEMRGADCGSWKRICALSAFWVGLLYDREALNEAEALTKDWSFEEVLDMRQRVPKEGLKTPFRQTILLELARQAIAIARKGLKNRKQYDAKGFDETNFLNPLEKVVATGQTDAEKLLSHYSSIWNESVEPIFLECVY from the coding sequence ATGGCACTTGATATAATGGATGAAAGTGAAGTTTATAACTTAGATTCCTTGGTTAGCTATTTCCAAGGAGGGTATAAAGCAGAAGATGATTGGCGTATTGGTACAGAACATGAAAAGTTTCCATTTTATAGAGAGGGGTTTCGTCCTGTTCCTTATGATGGTGAGAGGGGAATCCGAACGCTATTAGAAGGGATGCAAAGCGCTTTAGGATGGAAACCTATTTTAGATGAAGGAAATATTATTGGGCTCGTAGGACCCGTTGATCAGGGGGCTATTTCTTTGGAACCTGGGGGACAGTTTGAATTATCTGGAGCACCATTAAAAACAGTAGGTGATACGTATCACGAGTTGATGGAACATTTATCTCTTCTCAAAAAAATTGCAGAACCATTGGGTATTGGTTTTTTGGGGATAGGCGCTAGCCCAAAGTGGACGTTAGCTGAAACACCGAAAATGCCGAAATCACGTTATCAAATTATGACTGATTATATGCCGAAAGTCGGGCATAATGGTCTTAATATGATGTATCGCACATCAACAGTTCAGGTTAATCTTGATTTTTCCTCTGAAAGTGATATGCGGAGGAAAATGCAAGTATCCATGAAGTTACAATCTGTTGCGACCGCATTATTTGCAAGTTCACCTTTTACAGAAGGACGCCCAAATGGCTTTTTGTCATGGCGTTCTGAAATTTGGCGTGATACAGATAATCAGAGGACAGGGGTTCTTCCCTTTATATTTTCTGAGCGTTTTGGTTTTGCTGATTACGTTGAATGGGCCCTTGATGTTCCTATGTATTTTGTTGTACGTGATGGTCATTATTATGATTGTACACATATAACGTTTCGTCAGTTTATGAATGGAGCATTAAGAGGACAAGTTGCAAATTCAATTCCAAACATGGGAGATTGGATTAATCATTTATCAACATTATTTCCTGAAGTCCGCTTAAAAAGATTTTTAGAAATGAGAGGCGCTGATTGCGGTTCTTGGAAGCGCATCTGTGCATTGTCGGCTTTTTGGGTTGGGCTTCTTTATGATAGAGAAGCGCTTAACGAGGCAGAGGCTTTGACCAAAGATTGGAGTTTTGAAGAAGTTTTAGATATGCGCCAACGCGTTCCCAAAGAAGGGTTAAAAACCCCTTTTCGTCAGACCATTCTTTTAGAATTAGCCCGTCAAGCTATTGCGATTGCACGCAAGGGCTTAAAAAATCGCAAACAGTATGATGCAAAGGGTTTTGATGAAACAAATTTTCTTAATCCTTTAGAAAAGGTTGTGGCAACAGGGCAAACAGATGCTGAAAAACTTTTATCCCATTACTCTTCTATTTGGAATGAGTCTGTTGAACCTATATTTTTAGAATGTGTCTATTAA
- a CDS encoding ComF family protein, with amino-acid sequence MFYFREAALNSGDILSQFIERFKTMLYPPICPGCKQNVSTYGTICSECWKDLQFITKPYCPVMGTPFVCDMGDGFLSGEALRSSYPFSRVRSAIVHKGLARTLVTRLKYGDHTELASFMANWMVSAGREVIDECDVIIPIPLHFRRFWERRYNQSAELARYIAASQKKLLKPGWLIRCRHTRPQVSLSSRERKLNVKNAFKVSHKVKKYLKGCSVLLIDDVFTTGATVTAAASALKYAGARQVDVLTFSRVLKEDSIFPSSQ; translated from the coding sequence ATGTTTTACTTTCGAGAAGCGGCTTTAAATAGCGGGGATATACTCAGTCAATTCATTGAGCGTTTTAAAACGATGCTTTATCCACCAATTTGTCCTGGATGTAAGCAAAATGTTTCTACTTATGGCACGATTTGCTCTGAATGTTGGAAAGATCTCCAATTTATTACGAAACCTTATTGTCCTGTTATGGGGACGCCTTTTGTTTGTGATATGGGGGATGGTTTTCTCAGTGGTGAAGCGCTTCGTAGTTCTTACCCTTTTTCACGTGTTCGCTCAGCCATTGTTCATAAAGGGCTTGCACGTACTTTGGTAACGCGTTTAAAATATGGTGATCATACAGAATTGGCATCTTTTATGGCCAATTGGATGGTGTCTGCTGGACGTGAGGTTATTGATGAGTGTGATGTTATTATTCCCATTCCATTGCATTTTCGTCGTTTTTGGGAGAGGCGTTATAATCAATCTGCTGAGCTTGCACGTTATATTGCAGCATCACAAAAAAAACTCTTAAAACCGGGTTGGCTTATTCGTTGTCGGCATACGCGTCCGCAGGTTAGTCTTTCTTCGAGAGAAAGAAAACTTAACGTAAAAAATGCTTTTAAAGTTTCGCATAAAGTTAAAAAATATCTTAAAGGCTGTTCTGTTTTACTGATTGATGATGTATTTACAACGGGAGCAACAGTTACAGCAGCAGCATCTGCATTAAAATATGCAGGTGCACGACAGGTTGATGTGCTAACATTTTCGCGTGTCCTTAAAGAAGATTCTATTTTTCCTTCTTCTCAATAG
- a CDS encoding AsmA family protein, whose product MRIRIIKFLSGIFITIIFLFGVGILVLPYLVSTDMIRIRLAQELSAWTGYNVQLRDPPRLNLFPYPKALLSGVTLSSKIDDVAPLMEAESIEVDLSVVDLLWGRVSFSETRIVRPQFVMEKPVKTMADFFDRFSRSQGALGLAIRKAREILKHNPEHPEIEHLLKQPFGRVFIENGALVYHDSLSGVAEKITGLNATLDWSESTQEIRLRADARWRGEFTKLSIDASQALLLLAGGKSQIKASLNSVRGGITFTGQARLSEYYIFDGKVSMRSPSWNQTLSWVGGTHFWGHRLKIPIVWESHFLARPMHIQMNNVTFTMGKANARGALKLDFQDYVPNVMGSLAFDNLDLNLLGSMFFSVKKKNSFFDMALFDRIGVDIRLSAPQAKIGNISLTNLAAAIQIRNGHGIFDLGHANIWGGSVQSNIEITSSGQKIRIGGTMSGSSIDTQEALEALGFIPFVQSKTNFTTTIQTLADSWMEVFTKMQGGLTLKMSSGWLLGYDLNELQTKLSNKQQFLLTSNDSLSTNFDHWDIQASFSEGMMKVTESLMRTEDLSLSIQGAITMAIAQGQQNELILQAQLGKNHRSETLCKDVRCLANSLAWPFTFSLSSKGQDHGNFWVTKDIDTD is encoded by the coding sequence GTGCGCATCAGAATAATAAAATTTTTGAGCGGAATTTTTATTACAATTATCTTTTTATTTGGAGTGGGGATTCTCGTTTTACCTTATCTTGTTTCTACGGATATGATTCGTATTCGTTTAGCGCAAGAGTTGAGTGCATGGACAGGTTATAATGTGCAATTGCGTGATCCACCGCGGTTAAATCTTTTTCCTTATCCTAAAGCGTTGCTTTCCGGTGTTACTTTATCATCAAAAATAGATGATGTTGCGCCATTAATGGAAGCTGAATCAATAGAAGTTGATCTTTCTGTCGTTGATCTTCTTTGGGGACGTGTTTCTTTTTCAGAGACGCGGATTGTGCGTCCTCAATTTGTTATGGAAAAGCCCGTTAAAACAATGGCAGATTTTTTTGATCGATTTTCTCGCTCGCAAGGTGCCTTAGGGTTAGCCATACGCAAGGCGCGTGAAATACTAAAACATAACCCTGAACATCCAGAGATAGAGCATCTTTTAAAACAACCTTTTGGGCGGGTTTTTATTGAAAATGGCGCCCTTGTGTATCATGATAGCCTTTCAGGAGTAGCAGAAAAAATAACAGGGTTAAATGCGACTTTAGATTGGTCTGAATCGACACAGGAAATACGGTTGCGTGCAGATGCTCGTTGGCGCGGAGAATTTACAAAATTATCAATCGATGCTTCTCAAGCATTGTTGCTTTTGGCAGGAGGAAAAAGCCAGATTAAGGCAAGTCTTAACTCTGTGCGTGGAGGGATAACTTTTACAGGACAGGCTCGGTTATCTGAATATTATATTTTTGACGGAAAGGTGTCGATGCGTTCACCAAGCTGGAATCAGACTTTGTCTTGGGTTGGAGGAACTCATTTTTGGGGACATAGATTAAAAATACCCATTGTATGGGAATCTCATTTTTTAGCGCGACCAATGCATATTCAAATGAATAATGTTACATTTACGATGGGGAAAGCCAATGCACGTGGGGCTTTGAAACTTGATTTTCAAGATTATGTACCAAATGTCATGGGCTCTTTAGCATTTGATAACCTAGACCTCAACCTCTTAGGCTCAATGTTTTTTTCCGTTAAAAAGAAAAATTCATTCTTTGATATGGCGCTTTTTGATCGTATTGGGGTGGATATACGACTTTCTGCGCCACAAGCCAAAATAGGAAATATCTCACTCACAAATCTAGCTGCTGCAATACAAATAAGAAATGGGCATGGGATTTTTGATCTTGGACATGCCAATATTTGGGGTGGATCTGTTCAAAGTAATATTGAAATTACGTCGTCTGGACAGAAAATACGCATTGGAGGAACGATGTCAGGGTCTTCTATTGATACGCAGGAGGCTTTAGAAGCCTTAGGATTTATTCCATTTGTGCAGAGTAAAACAAATTTTACCACAACGATACAAACACTTGCGGATTCTTGGATGGAAGTTTTTACAAAGATGCAGGGTGGATTAACATTGAAGATGTCTTCTGGCTGGCTCTTAGGGTATGATTTGAATGAATTACAAACAAAACTTTCAAACAAACAACAATTTCTTTTAACAAGTAATGATTCTCTCTCTACAAATTTTGATCACTGGGATATTCAGGCAAGCTTTTCAGAAGGGATGATGAAGGTAACCGAGTCATTGATGCGTACAGAAGACTTGAGTTTATCTATACAGGGGGCGATTACCATGGCTATTGCTCAAGGGCAGCAGAATGAATTGATATTACAGGCACAATTGGGCAAAAATCATAGATCAGAAACTTTATGTAAAGATGTCCGATGTCTTGCTAACAGCCTTGCATGGCCTTTTACATTTTCTCTGAGCTCTAAAGGACAAGATCATGGTAATTTTTGGGTTACAAAAGACATTGACACAGATTGA
- a CDS encoding 16S rRNA (uracil(1498)-N(3))-methyltransferase, whose translation MRINYKLKRLFIRQTLSLNEEIKIEGAQASYLVHVLRMKEGAEILLFNGQDGEWLAKLIIVKKKFVVVKLIHQERLQTTHSNLIYCFAPLKHARLDYMVQKAVEMGASILQPVITHHTQVTRINMARMEANVIEASEQCGILSLPECVSALSLAELLARWDETQSLFFCDEEHKSPNPLPSFKKRNVTTPGVLIGPEGGFSEEERSFLKKHPFVVPMSLGPRILRADTAAVAALALLNATVGDWSMD comes from the coding sequence ATGCGCATAAATTATAAACTTAAAAGATTATTTATCCGACAGACATTGTCTTTGAATGAAGAAATAAAGATAGAGGGGGCACAAGCTTCTTATCTTGTGCATGTTTTACGGATGAAAGAAGGGGCAGAAATTCTACTTTTTAATGGACAGGATGGTGAGTGGCTTGCTAAACTTATCATTGTTAAGAAAAAATTCGTTGTGGTTAAGCTTATTCATCAAGAAAGATTACAAACGACGCATTCCAATCTTATTTATTGCTTTGCTCCACTCAAACACGCGCGATTGGATTATATGGTGCAGAAAGCGGTTGAAATGGGGGCATCGATTTTGCAGCCTGTTATAACGCATCATACGCAGGTTACGCGTATCAATATGGCGCGTATGGAAGCCAATGTTATCGAAGCTTCTGAACAGTGTGGCATTTTATCTCTCCCTGAATGCGTATCGGCTCTATCACTAGCAGAGCTTTTAGCACGTTGGGATGAGACACAGTCTTTATTCTTTTGTGATGAAGAGCATAAATCGCCTAATCCATTACCTTCTTTTAAAAAGCGTAACGTTACAACGCCAGGTGTTCTCATTGGACCAGAAGGTGGGTTTAGTGAAGAAGAGCGGAGCTTTTTAAAAAAGCATCCCTTTGTGGTTCCAATGTCATTAGGTCCACGCATTTTACGCGCTGATACTGCTGCTGTTGCTGCTTTGGCTCTTCTTAATGCTACCGTGGGGGATTGGTCAATGGATTGA
- a CDS encoding aspartate kinase translates to MARIVMKFGGTSVANIECIHNVARHVKREVDAGNEVAVVVSAMAGKTNELVQWTCEASSTHRDAREYDVVVASGEQVTSGLLALTLQAMGINARSWLGWQIPIHTDNAHGRARITDIDGSFLIKCFQEGQVAVIAGFQGLAPDNRISTLGRGGSDTSAVAIAAAVQADRCDIYTDVDGVYTTDPRIEPKARRLPKVAFEEMLEMASLGAKVLQVRSVELAMVHKVRTFVRSSFEDPDALGMEDSMSSSGTLICDEDEIVEQQNVTGIAFAKDEAQISLRRLADRPGISAAIFGPLAEECINVDMIVQNISEDGSKTDMTFTVPSADVEKAVALLEKNRKEIGFDVLQFESDLAKISVIGIGMRSHAGVAATAFKALAEKGINIQAITTSEIKISVLIDSAYTELAVRTLHAVYGLDKS, encoded by the coding sequence ATGGCGCGCATTGTCATGAAATTTGGTGGAACGTCTGTCGCAAACATTGAATGTATTCATAATGTTGCACGGCACGTCAAAAGAGAGGTTGATGCAGGCAATGAGGTTGCTGTTGTTGTCTCTGCGATGGCGGGTAAAACTAATGAACTTGTCCAGTGGACGTGTGAAGCTTCGTCTACACATAGAGATGCTCGTGAATATGATGTTGTGGTTGCTTCTGGTGAGCAGGTCACTTCAGGTTTGCTGGCTTTGACACTTCAAGCGATGGGGATCAATGCACGGTCCTGGCTTGGCTGGCAGATCCCTATTCATACAGACAATGCACATGGTCGTGCGCGCATTACTGATATTGATGGCTCTTTTTTAATCAAGTGTTTTCAGGAAGGTCAGGTTGCCGTTATTGCTGGTTTTCAGGGGTTAGCTCCGGATAATCGAATTTCTACCTTAGGGCGAGGAGGGTCAGATACAAGTGCTGTTGCGATAGCAGCAGCTGTACAAGCTGATCGCTGTGATATTTATACGGATGTGGATGGTGTTTATACAACGGATCCACGTATAGAACCGAAAGCGCGCCGTTTACCAAAAGTAGCTTTTGAAGAAATGCTGGAAATGGCTTCTCTTGGGGCAAAAGTTTTACAGGTTCGTTCTGTTGAATTAGCAATGGTTCATAAGGTTCGTACCTTTGTGCGTTCAAGTTTTGAAGATCCTGATGCATTAGGCATGGAGGATTCAATGAGTTCTTCTGGAACACTTATTTGCGATGAGGATGAAATTGTGGAACAACAAAATGTTACGGGTATTGCTTTTGCTAAGGATGAAGCACAAATTTCGCTGCGTCGACTTGCTGATCGTCCAGGGATTTCGGCAGCAATTTTTGGTCCCTTGGCTGAAGAGTGCATTAATGTTGATATGATTGTGCAAAATATTTCTGAAGATGGCTCAAAAACGGATATGACTTTTACAGTACCATCAGCAGATGTAGAAAAAGCCGTTGCTCTTCTTGAAAAAAATCGCAAAGAAATCGGATTTGATGTTCTCCAATTTGAAAGCGATCTTGCCAAAATATCTGTGATTGGTATTGGAATGCGTAGCCATGCAGGCGTCGCGGCGACAGCTTTTAAGGCTTTGGCTGAAAAGGGGATTAATATTCAAGCAATCACAACTTCCGAGATTAAGATTTCTGTTTTGATTGATAGCGCTTATACTGAACTTGCGGTGAGAACATTACATGCTGTTTATGGACTGGATAAGAGTTAA
- a CDS encoding methyltransferase domain-containing protein, which yields MAHPLIFDHNRIEQFRKRAFQKAKKEYDFLLSLMAEDLYKRLSTVDRLFKLALDLHSHTDLATQALIKSGKVCSIERIETDMLYQSHDKKFHLRHREFLDFPQNYCDLIVSLLSLQLTNDTPGVLSQIKNTLKPDGLFLAVMTGAGTLKELRECLLQAEIEIYGGASPRIYPFVDIRDAGALLQRVGFALPVTDVEEITIRYNTMFDLMRDLKAMGMQNALINRSRRPVSKRFFLRAAEIYRQKFSDPDGRIRAHFSFIWLSGWAPHPNQQKPLHPGSGKISLTDILQPQKT from the coding sequence ATGGCCCATCCTTTAATTTTTGATCATAACCGCATTGAACAATTCCGCAAACGCGCCTTCCAAAAAGCAAAAAAAGAATATGACTTTTTACTCTCTCTCATGGCAGAAGATCTCTATAAACGTCTTAGCACTGTTGATCGCCTCTTTAAATTAGCACTTGATTTACACAGCCATACAGATCTTGCCACGCAAGCTCTCATAAAATCTGGAAAGGTTTGTTCTATAGAACGTATTGAAACCGATATGCTTTATCAAAGCCATGATAAAAAATTTCATTTACGTCATCGAGAATTTCTTGATTTCCCTCAAAACTATTGTGATCTTATTGTTTCACTTCTTTCATTACAATTAACGAATGATACCCCTGGTGTTCTAAGCCAGATAAAAAACACTCTTAAGCCAGATGGTTTATTTCTAGCTGTTATGACAGGAGCGGGGACACTCAAAGAATTACGTGAATGCCTCCTACAAGCTGAAATTGAAATTTATGGTGGAGCAAGCCCTAGAATCTATCCTTTTGTCGACATTCGTGATGCAGGCGCTCTTTTACAGCGTGTTGGATTTGCTCTTCCTGTAACCGATGTTGAAGAGATTACAATACGTTATAATACAATGTTTGACCTTATGCGTGATCTTAAAGCAATGGGAATGCAAAATGCCCTCATTAATCGTTCACGGCGCCCTGTCTCTAAACGCTTTTTTCTCCGCGCTGCTGAAATCTATAGGCAAAAATTTAGCGATCCTGATGGACGTATTCGTGCCCATTTTTCTTTCATCTGGCTCTCTGGTTGGGCTCCTCATCCCAATCAACAAAAACCTCTACACCCTGGTTCTGGGAAAATATCTCTGACAGATATTTTACAACCTCAAAAAACATAA
- the ubiG gene encoding bifunctional 2-polyprenyl-6-hydroxyphenol methylase/3-demethylubiquinol 3-O-methyltransferase UbiG, with the protein MIEERQTTVDQSEIDHFSRIAKEWWDPQGKFRPLHQFNPTRLAYIREKICLEFNRDPVSLTPFDNLKILDIGCGGGLLCEPMARLGAIVVGVDAAQTNIEVAKIHATQSNLSIDYRTTTAEALAHEGEKFDIILNMEVVEHVADVNLFINATAKMLKPQGLMFVATLNRTWKAWGLAIIGAEYILRWLPKGTHDYKKFLKPRELKNFLSKNALTVIDEIGITYNPLNDSWNRSKDMDVNYLILAKRS; encoded by the coding sequence ATGATAGAGGAAAGACAAACAACTGTTGATCAAAGTGAAATTGATCACTTTTCACGGATTGCTAAAGAATGGTGGGATCCGCAAGGAAAATTTCGACCTCTTCATCAATTTAATCCAACACGCCTTGCTTACATAAGAGAAAAAATCTGTTTAGAGTTTAATCGTGACCCTGTTTCACTGACGCCTTTTGACAATTTGAAAATTCTTGATATTGGCTGTGGAGGAGGCTTGTTATGTGAACCCATGGCACGTCTTGGTGCTATCGTTGTAGGCGTTGATGCCGCACAAACGAATATTGAAGTTGCAAAAATCCATGCTACCCAAAGTAACCTTTCAATTGATTATCGTACAACGACAGCAGAAGCTCTCGCCCATGAAGGGGAAAAATTTGATATCATCCTTAATATGGAAGTTGTTGAACATGTCGCTGACGTTAATCTCTTCATAAACGCGACAGCAAAAATGCTGAAACCACAAGGGTTGATGTTTGTTGCAACACTCAACCGCACGTGGAAAGCATGGGGGCTTGCTATTATAGGTGCTGAATATATCCTCCGTTGGCTCCCTAAAGGAACCCATGATTATAAAAAATTCCTAAAACCTCGAGAACTTAAAAATTTCTTATCAAAAAACGCTCTAACTGTCATTGATGAGATAGGGATTACTTATAACCCATTAAATGACAGCTGGAATCGCTCAAAAGACATGGATGTTAACTATCTCATTCTCGCAAAACGGTCTTAA
- the grxC gene encoding glutaredoxin 3: MKEIIIYTRPGCPYCTKARDLLDKKGVKYKDIDASTSLRQEMVQRANGRNTFPQIFIGDYHVGGCDDLYALEAEGKLNSLLQDL, translated from the coding sequence ATGAAAGAGATAATCATTTATACACGCCCCGGTTGTCCTTATTGCACAAAAGCACGTGATTTACTGGACAAAAAAGGTGTAAAATATAAAGATATTGATGCTTCCACATCTCTTCGTCAAGAAATGGTACAACGTGCGAATGGGCGGAATACATTTCCACAAATTTTCATAGGTGATTATCACGTTGGTGGTTGTGATGATCTTTATGCTTTAGAAGCTGAGGGAAAACTCAATTCTTTATTGCAAGACCTATAA
- a CDS encoding L-cystine transporter produces MTFNFFINLFLFVIFLLWIAQSKRMQWSLSRRVMLGLIFGLIFGGVLQVIYGEGEVTLLKSVEWFNIVGNGYILLLQMIVMPLVFISIVSAVAHLHSVYAVGKMSIMTISILLFTTALSALVGVLVVNAFGLTANGLVHEGQNVSNVLGDRISQLGDMSIPKMILSLIPKNPFAELSGSKRTSIISVVIFASFLGGAVLLLKKDEPEKGEKALLFIQIAQAWIMRLVRLVIALTPYGIFALMTKVGASSHVADILNLLIFIIASYVGIILIFGIHGVLLGIFGINPFRFFKKVLPVLTFAFSSRSSAASIPLNIEAQTQWIGVPQSIASFAASFGATIGQNGCAGLYPAMLATMIAPTMGINPLDPTWIATLVGIVTLSSIGVAGVGGGAIFAALIVLPIMGLPVTLVAVLMSIEPLIDMGRTALNVSDSMIAGTITSQILRTTDKSIFEK; encoded by the coding sequence ATGACATTTAATTTTTTCATCAATTTATTTCTATTTGTTATTTTTTTATTGTGGATTGCCCAAAGTAAAAGAATGCAATGGAGTCTTTCACGCCGTGTTATGTTGGGGCTTATCTTTGGCTTGATTTTTGGTGGTGTTTTGCAGGTTATTTATGGAGAAGGTGAAGTCACTTTGTTGAAATCCGTTGAATGGTTTAATATTGTTGGAAATGGTTATATCTTGTTACTCCAAATGATTGTTATGCCATTGGTTTTTATCTCTATCGTTTCAGCGGTTGCTCATTTGCATTCTGTTTATGCTGTTGGAAAAATGAGTATAATGACCATTTCAATATTGCTCTTTACAACGGCTCTTTCAGCGTTGGTTGGCGTTTTAGTCGTGAATGCCTTTGGTTTAACCGCAAATGGTTTGGTGCATGAAGGGCAAAATGTTTCCAATGTTCTTGGAGATCGTATTTCTCAACTTGGAGATATGAGTATTCCGAAGATGATTTTATCCTTGATTCCTAAAAACCCCTTTGCTGAATTAAGTGGTTCTAAGCGGACATCAATTATCAGTGTTGTTATTTTTGCGTCATTTTTAGGGGGTGCGGTTCTTCTTTTGAAGAAAGATGAGCCAGAAAAAGGGGAAAAAGCACTTTTATTTATTCAGATAGCACAAGCTTGGATTATGCGGTTAGTTCGTCTTGTGATTGCTTTGACCCCTTATGGTATTTTTGCACTTATGACGAAAGTAGGAGCATCTTCGCATGTTGCAGATATTTTAAATTTACTCATTTTTATCATTGCCTCTTATGTCGGTATTATTTTAATTTTTGGTATTCATGGAGTGTTGCTCGGCATTTTTGGGATTAATCCCTTCCGTTTCTTTAAAAAGGTTTTGCCGGTTTTAACATTTGCTTTTAGCAGTCGTTCAAGTGCTGCAAGTATTCCTTTGAATATTGAAGCGCAAACACAGTGGATAGGTGTACCGCAATCCATCGCGAGTTTTGCTGCTTCTTTTGGGGCAACAATTGGACAAAATGGGTGTGCTGGTCTTTATCCAGCAATGCTTGCTACCATGATTGCACCAACTATGGGGATTAATCCTCTTGATCCTACTTGGATTGCGACGCTTGTTGGGATTGTAACGTTGAGTTCTATTGGTGTTGCTGGTGTTGGGGGAGGGGCTATTTTTGCTGCATTGATTGTATTACCAATTATGGGACTTCCTGTTACTTTGGTTGCTGTACTCATGTCTATTGAGCCACTGATTGATATGGGACGTACCGCCCTAAATGTGAGTGATTCAATGATCGCTGGAACGATCACCAGTCAAATACTACGAACAACGGATAAAAGTATTTTTGAAAAATGA